Below is a window of Patescibacteria group bacterium DNA.
TCAAAAGGCGAAATTCTCACTAAGCGATGAACGCCGGCTTCTGATTTCAAAAAGCCGTAAGCATAGGAACCAATAATTTCTAAAGTCGCACTCTTTATCCCCGCTTCACTGCCCCGTGATTCATCAATTAAAAAAACCCGCCATTTTCTCTTTTCAGCAAATCTTTGGTACATTCTTAAAAGCATTTCTGTCCAATCCTGAGCGTCAGTGCCACCGGTACCAGCGTGTAAAGATAAAATGGCATTGCTTTTGTCATATTCACCTTTTAAAAATTGAATAAAATTTTCCATAGCTTTTATTTTATCATATCAAAAAAAGTTATCCACAACCTTGATCTTGATTCAAATTCTTAGCTCGTTTTGTTTGGAAATAAACAGAAATTAGCCGTCAAAGCCGGCTAATTTTTTTATTTTTAAAAAGGAGGTGGAAAATATGAAAGCAAATCAGCAAAAAAATGTATTTCTTGTGGCCAACCAGCCACAAGGACAAAAATTATTCATGACGCAATGTCGGGCAAAGTGCTCTTGCGATTTGTAATAGATACCCTCACCGCGGATTTACGTCGTGTTCATATTCCTCTTCTAATGTATGTTCATATTCCTCTTCTAATGATTGTAAAGAAAGATAAAATTAAAAAACCCTGGGTTAGTTGGGGAGGGTTAGGGAAGCAATGACCTTCGTCATTAAAATTTAAATATTTACCACCCAATCTTCCCTCCCTGGCCCCGGGGTCACTCCTCTCCTTCTAATGTGTTAACACGCTGATACAATAACAATATTCAACAAATTTTCTAAGAAGGACTGGTTTTAGATTTTTAAATTTGAAAATTGGAATTTAAAAATTAAAAAATTAAAAATTTTATTCCTTATATTCTCCTAAAACTACTTTGATTATTTTTTCTTTGCCTCTAGATAAGACTTTTAATGTCACTTCGTCGCCGGGTTTAAATTTCTGAATCATTTTAGCTAAAGGATTATCTGGAGTAATTTTTTGACCATTTAATTCTAAAATAATATCATTTTCCATTAAACCAGCTTTATCAGCAGCTGAACCAGGAGTGACAGCAAAATCAGTCGCTGTTTCCCCTCGCACAATCAAAGCCCCATAGTCAACTGGCAATTTGTTAGTTTTGGCAATCGTTTCATTAATTAAGAGATAACGAATGCCTAAAAATGGACGAACAACTCGACCAAATTTTTTTACTGATTCAACGACATATTTGGCCTCGTTTATAGGAATGGCAAAGCCAATAAGCTGTCCTTCTAAAGACATAGCAGTGTTAATGCCAATGACCTCGCCTTTTAAATTTAAAAGCGGACCGCCGGAATTGCCTGGATTAATGGCCGCATCAGTTTGAATAACATTCTCTAACTGCTCGGTCCGACCAGCTCCGCCAGCAGTAATGTTTCGTCCAATCCCTGAAATAACTCCTTTGGTGACTGTGTTTCGAAATTCACCTAAAGCAAAACCGATAGCAATGACGCTTTGGCCAATTTCTAACCTATCAGAATCGCCTAAAGGCAGGGTCGGTAAATTTTTAGCCTCAACCTTCATCACCGCAATATCATTAAAAGGATCAGTGGCTAAAACTTTGGCCGGTAAAGTTTTTCCTTCATTAGTAATGACTGAATAATCGGCTTCTTGATCGTCAACTACATGTTTATTAGTTAAAATTAAACCATCAGAAGAGATAATAAAACCAGTGCCTCGGCCAACCTGTTGCTTTTCTTTCTGGGGCGTTTGTTTTGGTTGAGGAATTCTAAATTCAAAAAATGGCCAATCTTTAAAAAATTCTTCAAAAGGAGACCATTCTGTAATGTAACGAGAAACTTCTTGAGTAATAACAATACTAACAACGGCTGGTGCTGCTTTTTTCACGACATTGATGGTCGCTGATTCCTCATCAATAATTTTTATTTTTGGTTGACTATCAGTCGATGGCTGATGGCTGAGGTTTGGCGATTGATTGTTAGTCATTGGTTGTTGAAAATTAACTTTAGTCAGACTACTAATGATTAGACTGACAGCCGCTCCTGAAAGAGAGCCAACAAAAAAACTAATAATGACAATCAGTAAAACAGTATGCCGGAAAAGAGATTTTTTCTTTTTATTTTTTGGTTTTGGTAATTCTGGCGCAAAATTTGGTCTTTGAAGGTATTCAATCATATAATTTAAAAATCAAATCTTAAAAATTAAAATGACAATGTAAAATTATTCTTTTTAATTTTGATTTTTTATTTTGCGCTTTGAGTTTTGCCTTTTGAATTGAATTTAAAAAGACAACTTTCTAAATTTACAATTCTGTCCTTTTTGATTATTATACCATTTTTTCTGAGAAAGGTAATTTTTTGCTTTATACCCCTTGAATAACCCCCAACCCTCCCATTAGACTTTATTACTCTAAAACAAGGAAAATCTTTCAGGTTTGGATTTTGACTTAAAATTTTGCCAATTTGTCGCCAATTTCTTGGCCGACCAATGGCCTCTGCCAAAATTTTATAAGTTGTCACCTGACCCTTAGGAATTTTCTTTAATAAATTATAAACCTTTTGCTGAAATTTTGTCAACATATTCATTATCCCCGAATTTCAAACTTCTTAAAATAACCTTTTATTTTTTGGCCAATTTTTTCTAAATCGTTCTTTGTTAGAAATTTCATTTTGGCTAGTGACGGATTAATTAAACTGTCAATTGGTTGAAAAATTTGTAAGGCATATCTTTTTGCTCCTTTCAATTCTTTGGCTATGGTTAAAATATCTTTTTCAGAAAGCAGGGGGGCAACCGTTGTCCGAAATTCATAATCAAGACCAGAATTTTTAATGATTTCCATACTCTTTTTTATTTTCGCCAAATCAACTTTTACGCCTGTCAGCTCTTCATATTTTGACATTTGACATTTGACGTTTGACGTTGAACCTAAAGGACTCTTAATGTCCATAGCCACGAAATCAACTAATTTTTCTTTAATTAATTTTTCTAACAATTTTGGATTTGAGCCGTTTGTCTCTATACCTACACTGAATCCCATTTTTTTCACCTTTTTAATAAAATTTATTAAATCATTTTTTATTTTGTCATTTTTATTTTTTATTTCTCGCTCCGCGAGTGGCTCTCCGCCACTAATCATTACTCCGTCAATTAAACCTTTTCTTGATTTTAGGAAATTTAAAATTTTTTTCTCGGAAATTTTTGGTAGTTTCTGATAATTCAAAACAAGATCGCGATTATAACAAAAGGGGCACCGAAAATTACAACCGGCGACAAAAAGAACAGCACAAATCTTGTTCGGCCATTCAATTAAAGAAACCTTTTTTAAGCCATAAAAATTCATAGAAGAATTATAACAAAAATAAATGAAACCAAAACCCGCCCCCTGAAAGGGGGGGCGGGTCTGTTTATTTCAGAGATTACTTATTGTTCTTTTATCTGACCCTCTTGTTCTTCTTCTTTTTTTCTTCGCCTTTTAATAGCGAGAAGAATTAAGAAGATTAAGACAAGAAGAGATAAAATCGTCAAAAGTATTCGCCAGAAAGAACCAGTCAAACTCTGCCACAAAGCAGCCAAACTACCAGTCGCGCCCAATGCTCCCGCTGCTGTTGCTGGAACACCACCCGGAACCGTCTCGCCACCAGTCACCCCCTCTGTTGCCGGCGTTATTTCCGGTCCAACTGGTGGTGGAGTTGGCGTAGGTGTTGGTGCTGGTGTTGGAGCCGGAGTAGGTCCTGGAGTTGGGGTTGGAGCTGGAGGTGCTGGGGGTGTTGGAGGTGTAGGAGGAGTCGACGGTGTTGGCGGTGTCTGTGTCAAAGTGGTAAAAACATACTCTGGACTAATGGCTAGCATTGGACCACGAGAAACAATTCGGTAATAATAGGTGGTATTTGGTAATAACCCGCTTAAAACCAAACTGTGGAAGGTAACCATTGGATTAGTATCGGTTTCAGGTGTATTATTGGCATAGCCAAACCTTGGCGGATTATTACCGGTATCATTCATATCTAAGTTATGAGGTTGACCTTCTTGAGAATAGATAATATAACTGGTGGCTGGATAATTTGTCGTCCAACTAATTTGAACACTATTCGGTGTCAATAAATCAATTGTCATGTTCGAAATCGTTAACGGAATTAAACCACCATCGCCTCCGCCACCAGGTGGAGGAAGTTGAGAAGTAGCTACATAATATGAAGCTTTTGTGGCCTGAAAAGTACAAAGACCATTGGTCACAAGA
It encodes the following:
- a CDS encoding MGMT family protein: MLTKFQQKVYNLLKKIPKGQVTTYKILAEAIGRPRNWRQIGKILSQNPNLKDFPCFRVIKSNGRVGGYSRGIKQKITFLRKNGIIIKKDRIVNLESCLFKFNSKGKTQSAK
- a CDS encoding anaerobic ribonucleoside-triphosphate reductase activating protein codes for the protein MNFYGLKKVSLIEWPNKICAVLFVAGCNFRCPFCYNRDLVLNYQKLPKISEKKILNFLKSRKGLIDGVMISGGEPLAEREIKNKNDKIKNDLINFIKKVKKMGFSVGIETNGSNPKLLEKLIKEKLVDFVAMDIKSPLGSTSNVKCQMSKYEELTGVKVDLAKIKKSMEIIKNSGLDYEFRTTVAPLLSEKDILTIAKELKGAKRYALQIFQPIDSLINPSLAKMKFLTKNDLEKIGQKIKGYFKKFEIRG
- a CDS encoding trypsin-like peptidase domain-containing protein, yielding MIEYLQRPNFAPELPKPKNKKKKSLFRHTVLLIVIISFFVGSLSGAAVSLIISSLTKVNFQQPMTNNQSPNLSHQPSTDSQPKIKIIDEESATINVVKKAAPAVVSIVITQEVSRYITEWSPFEEFFKDWPFFEFRIPQPKQTPQKEKQQVGRGTGFIISSDGLILTNKHVVDDQEADYSVITNEGKTLPAKVLATDPFNDIAVMKVEAKNLPTLPLGDSDRLEIGQSVIAIGFALGEFRNTVTKGVISGIGRNITAGGAGRTEQLENVIQTDAAINPGNSGGPLLNLKGEVIGINTAMSLEGQLIGFAIPINEAKYVVESVKKFGRVVRPFLGIRYLLINETIAKTNKLPVDYGALIVRGETATDFAVTPGSAADKAGLMENDIILELNGQKITPDNPLAKMIQKFKPGDEVTLKVLSRGKEKIIKVVLGEYKE